AATTTTCTTGATTGGCGTCTGCGTCCTTCTTTACCTACCATTCTTAAAAGCCAATGATCGAATTAAAGCCTAATTGGAGGAAATTTTATGAAAAATATTATGCTGATGTGTAATGCAGGAATGTCTACAAGTGTTTTAGTGAGGAAAATGGAACGCGTTGTAGAAGAACGTAATTTAGAATTGACTATCTGGGCTATTTCAGAAACCGATTTCGAAAAAAATTGGCGTAAAGCTGATGCGATTTTACTTGGACCGCAAGTAAATTATATGAAAGATAAAGTAATAGACACAGTTGGTGATAATGTATCGGTGGCAGTTATTGATATCGTTGATTATGGCCGAATGAATGGTGAAAAAGTATTAGATTTAGCAATTAGTTTACTGTGAAATTCCTAGTTTTTTAGCAAGGAGGAGAAAAAATGGCGATTTATTTGGATAAGACTAAATCTGTTTCAGAGCGCGTAGAAGACTTGCTTTCCAAGATGACTTTAGCAGAAAAATGTGGTCAATTAAACCAAAGAATGTATGGCTGGGAAGCTTTCTTGCGCGAAGAGGAAACATTTCAACTCACGGAAAAGTTTAAAGAGGAAGTAGCTCGTTTTGAAGGAATGGGAGCTTTATACGGTCTGTTCCGCGCCGATCCATGGTCCAAAATGAATAAGGACACGGGGGTAAGTCGGAAAAATGCCGGCAAAGTGGCTAATAAAATTCAACGTTATGTGATGGAGAATACACGCCTAGGGATTCCTGTATTATTAGCTGAGGAAGTTCCGCACGGACACCAAGCCTTAGATAGCGAGTCTTATCCAGTAAATTTAGCTCGTGCTGCTTCTTTTCATCCAGAGT
Above is a window of Listeria swaminathanii DNA encoding:
- a CDS encoding PTS sugar transporter subunit IIB; the protein is MKNIMLMCNAGMSTSVLVRKMERVVEERNLELTIWAISETDFEKNWRKADAILLGPQVNYMKDKVIDTVGDNVSVAVIDIVDYGRMNGEKVLDLAISLL